A genomic window from Williamwhitmania sp. includes:
- a CDS encoding RHS repeat-associated core domain-containing protein, with translation MGRFLSVDPLVGNPLSAQDYNGYSYCANNPLAFTDPSGYSNESLFSFIDRALNSDFGGHWSEGGGGTLFTSDADALQGGVDYN, from the coding sequence TGGACCCGCTGGTGGGCAACCCGCTGAGCGCGCAGGACTACAACGGCTACAGCTACTGCGCCAACAACCCGCTCGCCTTCACCGACCCCAGCGGGTATTCGAACGAGAGCTTGTTTAGTTTCATTGATCGGGCTCTAAACTCCGACTTTGGTGGCCACTGGTCCGAAGGTGGTGGTGGTACGCTGTTTACCAGTGATGCTGATGCCCTACAGGGTGGGGTTGACTACAAC